The following proteins are encoded in a genomic region of Gopherus flavomarginatus isolate rGopFla2 chromosome 14, rGopFla2.mat.asm, whole genome shotgun sequence:
- the DERPC gene encoding decreased expression in renal and prostate cancer protein isoform X11 — protein MKEPRPHTRERPAPWTRAQLLSRGRGTGPMGANSAPFPRGAGPMGANSAPFPRGAGPMGANSAPFPRASGLLGTIPATIQRGVELQNMSQDLLPRPGGLLGTTPAPMPGGAMCLGQNCAPRTRGTRPQDTSQAPFPRAGGLLGISPTPIPRGTGALGPNPAIFPRAGGLLGASPAPTLLGTGALGQSPVPLPRAGGLLGPSLVHTPRTRGLLGTSPTSTPRGMGAVFQNPATLPRAGGLLGPSPAPVPKAGGLLGTSPAPISRGTGALGPRPGPVPTATGALGPRPGPVPTASGALGPRPGPVPTASGALGPRPGPVPTASGALGPRPGPVPRAGGLLGPRPAPITRGTGALGPSPALIPKPGGLLGPNPAPISMGTGALGPSPAPIVRAGGLLGPSPAPMPRGTGVLGLGPGPAPAPMPRGTGLFTTRPADSLSMNPFPFPREGGPSSATPATIAGIGSPLRMNLAPSAKTGGLLGMTPAPVPRTTGSLGMNTAPITQGPAMLDTRPTGPLGQSPFPGAAGPQSVNRTPFPRVGEPQSMNPVPFSKAAGPLGPNPTPCPRPTGPLGLNPTPFPTPAGPMAVNPAVLFPNGTLSSPINNTARLRWC, from the exons ATGAAAGAGCCCCGGCCCCATACCAGAGAGCGACCTGCCCCCTGGACACGAGCCCAGCTTCTGTCCCGAGGGCGGGGGACTGGTCCCATGGGGGCAAACTCAGCTCCCTTCCCAAGAGGGGCTGGTCCCATGGGGGCAAACTCAGCTCCCTTCCCAAGAGGGGCTGGTCCCATGGGGGCAAACTCAGCTCCCTTCCCTAGAGCATCCGGACTCTTGGGCACAATCCCAGCTACCATCCAGAGGGGGGTTGAACTCCAAAACATGAGCCAGGATCTCCTGCCAAGGCCTGGTGGCCTCTTGGGTACAACTCCAGCTCCCATGCCAGGCGGGGCCATGTGCTTGGGCCAGAACTGTGCTCCTCGCACAAGGGGGACCCGACCTCAAGACACAAGTCAAGCTCCCTTCCCCAGGGCAGGTGGCCTCTTGGGCATTAGCCCGACTCCCATCCCAAGGGgcactggagccctgggcccaaACCCAGCTATCTTCCCAAGGGCAGGTGGCCTCCTGGGTGCTAGCCCAGCTCCCACCTTGCTGGGAACTGGAGCCTTGGGCCAAAGCCCAGTTCCCCTACCAAGGGCAGGTGGGCTCCTGGGCCCAAGCCTAGTTCACACCCCAAGGACACGTGGCCTCCTTGGCACTAGCCCAACGTCCACCCCCAGGGGCATGGGTGCTGTGTTCCAGAACCCAGCTACTCTTCCAAGAGCAGGTGGGCTCCTGGGCCCCAGCCCCGCTCCTGTCCCTAAAGCAGGTGGCCTCCTAGGGACTAGTCCGGCTCCCATCTCAAGGGgcaccggagccctgggccccagacCAG GTCCCGTCCCGACGGCgaccggagccctgggccccagacCAG GTCCCGTCCCGACGGCAAgcggagccctgggccccagacCAGGTCCCGTCCCGACGGCAAgcggagccctgggccccagacCAGGTCCCGTCCCGACGGCAAgcggagccctgggccccagacCAGGTCCCGTTCCTAGGGCAGGTGGCCTCCTGGGCCCCAGACCAGCTCCCATCACAAGGGgcactggagccctgggcccaaGTCCAGCTCTAATCCCCAAGCCAGGTGGTCTTCTGGGTCCAAATCCAGCTCCCATCTCAATGGgaactggagccctgggcccaaGCCCAGCTCCCATCGTAAGGGCAGGTGGCCTCCTAGGCCCGAGCCCGGCTCCTATGCCGAGGGGGACTGGAGTCCTGGGCCTGGGCCCGGGCCCGGCTCCGGCTCCCATGCCGAGGGGGACTGGCCTTTTCACCACTAGACCAGCTGACAGCCTATCTATGAATCCATTCCCCTTTCCCAGGGAAGGAGGACCCTCAAGTGCAACCCCAGCTACCATTGCAGGGATTGGCTCACCCTTGCGCATGAATCTGGCTCCCAGCGCAAAGACTGGTGGCCTCCTAggtatgaccccagctccagttccaAGAACAACTGGCTCCCTGGGCATGAACACCGCTCCCATCACACAGGGGCCTGCCATGCTGGACACTAGACCTACCGGTCCCCTGGGTCAATCTCCCTTCCCTGGGGCAGCTGGTCCCCAGAGTGTGAACCGGACTCCGTTCCCCAGGGTGGGTGAGCCCCAGAGCATGAACCCTGTCCCCTTCTCCAAAGCAGCTGGCCCCCTGGGGCcaaacccaactccctgccccaggccaacTGGCCCCCTGGGGCTAaacccaactcccttccccacgCCTGCTGGCCCCATGGCTGTGAACCCAGCTGTTCTCTTTCCTAATGGGACATTGTCATCTCCCATTAATAACACAGCCAGGCTGCGATGGTGCTGA
- the DERPC gene encoding decreased expression in renal and prostate cancer protein isoform X16, which yields MKEPRPHTRERPAPWTRAQLLSRGRGTGPMGANSAPFPRGAGPMGANSAPFPRGAGPMGANSAPFPRASGLLGTIPATIQRGVELQNMSQDLLPRPGGLLGTTPAPMPGGAMCLGQNCAPRTRGTRPQDTSQAPFPRAGGLLGISPTPIPRGTGALGPNPAIFPRAGGLLGASPAPTLLGTGALGQSPVPLPRAGGLLGPSLVHTPRTRGLLGTSPTSTPRGMGAVFQNPATLPRAGGLLGPSPAPVPKAGGLLGTSPAPISRGTGALGPRPGPVPTATGALGPRPGPVPTASGALGPRPGPVPTASGALGPRPGPVPRAGGLLGPRPAPITRGTGALGPSPALIPKPGGLLGPNPAPISMGTGALGPSPAPIVRAGGLLGPSPAPMPRGTGVLGLGPGPAPAPMPRGTGLFTTRPADSLSMNPFPFPREGGPSSATPATIAGIGSPLRMNLAPSAKTGGLLGMTPAPVPRTTGSLGMNTAPITQGPAMLDTRPTGPLGQSPFPGAAGPQSVNRTPFPRVGEPQSMNPVPFSKAAGPLGPNPTPCPRPTGPLGLNPTPFPTPAGPMAVNPAVLFPNGTLSSPINNTARLRWC from the exons ATGAAAGAGCCCCGGCCCCATACCAGAGAGCGACCTGCCCCCTGGACACGAGCCCAGCTTCTGTCCCGAGGGCGGGGGACTGGTCCCATGGGGGCAAACTCAGCTCCCTTCCCAAGAGGGGCTGGTCCCATGGGGGCAAACTCAGCTCCCTTCCCAAGAGGGGCTGGTCCCATGGGGGCAAACTCAGCTCCCTTCCCTAGAGCATCCGGACTCTTGGGCACAATCCCAGCTACCATCCAGAGGGGGGTTGAACTCCAAAACATGAGCCAGGATCTCCTGCCAAGGCCTGGTGGCCTCTTGGGTACAACTCCAGCTCCCATGCCAGGCGGGGCCATGTGCTTGGGCCAGAACTGTGCTCCTCGCACAAGGGGGACCCGACCTCAAGACACAAGTCAAGCTCCCTTCCCCAGGGCAGGTGGCCTCTTGGGCATTAGCCCGACTCCCATCCCAAGGGgcactggagccctgggcccaaACCCAGCTATCTTCCCAAGGGCAGGTGGCCTCCTGGGTGCTAGCCCAGCTCCCACCTTGCTGGGAACTGGAGCCTTGGGCCAAAGCCCAGTTCCCCTACCAAGGGCAGGTGGGCTCCTGGGCCCAAGCCTAGTTCACACCCCAAGGACACGTGGCCTCCTTGGCACTAGCCCAACGTCCACCCCCAGGGGCATGGGTGCTGTGTTCCAGAACCCAGCTACTCTTCCAAGAGCAGGTGGGCTCCTGGGCCCCAGCCCCGCTCCTGTCCCTAAAGCAGGTGGCCTCCTAGGGACTAGTCCGGCTCCCATCTCAAGGGgcaccggagccctgggccccagacCAG GTCCCGTCCCGACGGCgaccggagccctgggccccagacCAG GTCCCGTCCCGACGGCAAgcggagccctgggccccagacCAGGTCCCGTCCCGACGGCAAgcggagccctgggccccagacCAGGTCCCGTTCCTAGGGCAGGTGGCCTCCTGGGCCCCAGACCAGCTCCCATCACAAGGGgcactggagccctgggcccaaGTCCAGCTCTAATCCCCAAGCCAGGTGGTCTTCTGGGTCCAAATCCAGCTCCCATCTCAATGGgaactggagccctgggcccaaGCCCAGCTCCCATCGTAAGGGCAGGTGGCCTCCTAGGCCCGAGCCCGGCTCCTATGCCGAGGGGGACTGGAGTCCTGGGCCTGGGCCCGGGCCCGGCTCCGGCTCCCATGCCGAGGGGGACTGGCCTTTTCACCACTAGACCAGCTGACAGCCTATCTATGAATCCATTCCCCTTTCCCAGGGAAGGAGGACCCTCAAGTGCAACCCCAGCTACCATTGCAGGGATTGGCTCACCCTTGCGCATGAATCTGGCTCCCAGCGCAAAGACTGGTGGCCTCCTAggtatgaccccagctccagttccaAGAACAACTGGCTCCCTGGGCATGAACACCGCTCCCATCACACAGGGGCCTGCCATGCTGGACACTAGACCTACCGGTCCCCTGGGTCAATCTCCCTTCCCTGGGGCAGCTGGTCCCCAGAGTGTGAACCGGACTCCGTTCCCCAGGGTGGGTGAGCCCCAGAGCATGAACCCTGTCCCCTTCTCCAAAGCAGCTGGCCCCCTGGGGCcaaacccaactccctgccccaggccaacTGGCCCCCTGGGGCTAaacccaactcccttccccacgCCTGCTGGCCCCATGGCTGTGAACCCAGCTGTTCTCTTTCCTAATGGGACATTGTCATCTCCCATTAATAACACAGCCAGGCTGCGATGGTGCTGA
- the DERPC gene encoding decreased expression in renal and prostate cancer protein isoform X17, producing the protein MKEPRPHTRERPAPWTRAQLLSRGRGTGPMGANSAPFPRGAGPMGANSAPFPRGAGPMGANSAPFPRASGLLGTIPATIQRGVELQNMSQDLLPRPGGLLGTTPAPMPGGAMCLGQNCAPRTRGTRPQDTSQAPFPRAGGLLGISPTPIPRGTGALGPNPAIFPRAGGLLGASPAPTLLGTGALGQSPVPLPRAGGLLGPSLVHTPRTRGLLGTSPTSTPRGMGAVFQNPATLPRAGGLLGPSPAPVPKAGGLLGTSPAPISRGTGALGPRPGPVPTASGALGPRPGPVPTASGALGPRPGPVPTASGALGPRPGPVPRAGGLLGPRPAPITRGTGALGPSPALIPKPGGLLGPNPAPISMGTGALGPSPAPIVRAGGLLGPSPAPMPRGTGVLGLGPGPAPAPMPRGTGLFTTRPADSLSMNPFPFPREGGPSSATPATIAGIGSPLRMNLAPSAKTGGLLGMTPAPVPRTTGSLGMNTAPITQGPAMLDTRPTGPLGQSPFPGAAGPQSVNRTPFPRVGEPQSMNPVPFSKAAGPLGPNPTPCPRPTGPLGLNPTPFPTPAGPMAVNPAVLFPNGTLSSPINNTARLRWC; encoded by the exons ATGAAAGAGCCCCGGCCCCATACCAGAGAGCGACCTGCCCCCTGGACACGAGCCCAGCTTCTGTCCCGAGGGCGGGGGACTGGTCCCATGGGGGCAAACTCAGCTCCCTTCCCAAGAGGGGCTGGTCCCATGGGGGCAAACTCAGCTCCCTTCCCAAGAGGGGCTGGTCCCATGGGGGCAAACTCAGCTCCCTTCCCTAGAGCATCCGGACTCTTGGGCACAATCCCAGCTACCATCCAGAGGGGGGTTGAACTCCAAAACATGAGCCAGGATCTCCTGCCAAGGCCTGGTGGCCTCTTGGGTACAACTCCAGCTCCCATGCCAGGCGGGGCCATGTGCTTGGGCCAGAACTGTGCTCCTCGCACAAGGGGGACCCGACCTCAAGACACAAGTCAAGCTCCCTTCCCCAGGGCAGGTGGCCTCTTGGGCATTAGCCCGACTCCCATCCCAAGGGgcactggagccctgggcccaaACCCAGCTATCTTCCCAAGGGCAGGTGGCCTCCTGGGTGCTAGCCCAGCTCCCACCTTGCTGGGAACTGGAGCCTTGGGCCAAAGCCCAGTTCCCCTACCAAGGGCAGGTGGGCTCCTGGGCCCAAGCCTAGTTCACACCCCAAGGACACGTGGCCTCCTTGGCACTAGCCCAACGTCCACCCCCAGGGGCATGGGTGCTGTGTTCCAGAACCCAGCTACTCTTCCAAGAGCAGGTGGGCTCCTGGGCCCCAGCCCCGCTCCTGTCCCTAAAGCAGGTGGCCTCCTAGGGACTAGTCCGGCTCCCATCTCAAGGGgcaccggagccctgggccccagacCAGGTCCCGTCCCGACAGCAAgcggagccctgggccccagacCAG GTCCCGTCCCGACGGCAAgcggagccctgggccccagacCAGGTCCCGTCCCGACGGCAAgcggagccctgggccccagacCAGGTCCCGTTCCTAGGGCAGGTGGCCTCCTGGGCCCCAGACCAGCTCCCATCACAAGGGgcactggagccctgggcccaaGTCCAGCTCTAATCCCCAAGCCAGGTGGTCTTCTGGGTCCAAATCCAGCTCCCATCTCAATGGgaactggagccctgggcccaaGCCCAGCTCCCATCGTAAGGGCAGGTGGCCTCCTAGGCCCGAGCCCGGCTCCTATGCCGAGGGGGACTGGAGTCCTGGGCCTGGGCCCGGGCCCGGCTCCGGCTCCCATGCCGAGGGGGACTGGCCTTTTCACCACTAGACCAGCTGACAGCCTATCTATGAATCCATTCCCCTTTCCCAGGGAAGGAGGACCCTCAAGTGCAACCCCAGCTACCATTGCAGGGATTGGCTCACCCTTGCGCATGAATCTGGCTCCCAGCGCAAAGACTGGTGGCCTCCTAggtatgaccccagctccagttccaAGAACAACTGGCTCCCTGGGCATGAACACCGCTCCCATCACACAGGGGCCTGCCATGCTGGACACTAGACCTACCGGTCCCCTGGGTCAATCTCCCTTCCCTGGGGCAGCTGGTCCCCAGAGTGTGAACCGGACTCCGTTCCCCAGGGTGGGTGAGCCCCAGAGCATGAACCCTGTCCCCTTCTCCAAAGCAGCTGGCCCCCTGGGGCcaaacccaactccctgccccaggccaacTGGCCCCCTGGGGCTAaacccaactcccttccccacgCCTGCTGGCCCCATGGCTGTGAACCCAGCTGTTCTCTTTCCTAATGGGACATTGTCATCTCCCATTAATAACACAGCCAGGCTGCGATGGTGCTGA
- the DERPC gene encoding decreased expression in renal and prostate cancer protein isoform X12: protein MKEPRPHTRERPAPWTRAQLLSRGRGTGPMGANSAPFPRGAGPMGANSAPFPRGAGPMGANSAPFPRASGLLGTIPATIQRGVELQNMSQDLLPRPGGLLGTTPAPMPGGAMCLGQNCAPRTRGTRPQDTSQAPFPRAGGLLGISPTPIPRGTGALGPNPAIFPRAGGLLGASPAPTLLGTGALGQSPVPLPRAGGLLGPSLVHTPRTRGLLGTSPTSTPRGMGAVFQNPATLPRAGGLLGPSPAPVPKAGGLLGTSPAPISRGTGALGPRPGPVPTASGALGPRPGPVPTATGALGPRPGPVPTASGALGPRPGPVPTASGALGPRPGPVPRAGGLLGPRPAPITRGTGALGPSPALIPKPGGLLGPNPAPISMGTGALGPSPAPIVRAGGLLGPSPAPMPRGTGVLGLGPGPAPAPMPRGTGLFTTRPADSLSMNPFPFPREGGPSSATPATIAGIGSPLRMNLAPSAKTGGLLGMTPAPVPRTTGSLGMNTAPITQGPAMLDTRPTGPLGQSPFPGAAGPQSVNRTPFPRVGEPQSMNPVPFSKAAGPLGPNPTPCPRPTGPLGLNPTPFPTPAGPMAVNPAVLFPNGTLSSPINNTARLRWC, encoded by the exons ATGAAAGAGCCCCGGCCCCATACCAGAGAGCGACCTGCCCCCTGGACACGAGCCCAGCTTCTGTCCCGAGGGCGGGGGACTGGTCCCATGGGGGCAAACTCAGCTCCCTTCCCAAGAGGGGCTGGTCCCATGGGGGCAAACTCAGCTCCCTTCCCAAGAGGGGCTGGTCCCATGGGGGCAAACTCAGCTCCCTTCCCTAGAGCATCCGGACTCTTGGGCACAATCCCAGCTACCATCCAGAGGGGGGTTGAACTCCAAAACATGAGCCAGGATCTCCTGCCAAGGCCTGGTGGCCTCTTGGGTACAACTCCAGCTCCCATGCCAGGCGGGGCCATGTGCTTGGGCCAGAACTGTGCTCCTCGCACAAGGGGGACCCGACCTCAAGACACAAGTCAAGCTCCCTTCCCCAGGGCAGGTGGCCTCTTGGGCATTAGCCCGACTCCCATCCCAAGGGgcactggagccctgggcccaaACCCAGCTATCTTCCCAAGGGCAGGTGGCCTCCTGGGTGCTAGCCCAGCTCCCACCTTGCTGGGAACTGGAGCCTTGGGCCAAAGCCCAGTTCCCCTACCAAGGGCAGGTGGGCTCCTGGGCCCAAGCCTAGTTCACACCCCAAGGACACGTGGCCTCCTTGGCACTAGCCCAACGTCCACCCCCAGGGGCATGGGTGCTGTGTTCCAGAACCCAGCTACTCTTCCAAGAGCAGGTGGGCTCCTGGGCCCCAGCCCCGCTCCTGTCCCTAAAGCAGGTGGCCTCCTAGGGACTAGTCCGGCTCCCATCTCAAGGGgcaccggagccctgggccccagacCAGGTCCCGTCCCGACAGCAAgcggagccctgggccccagacCAGGTCCCGTCCCGACGGCgaccggagccctgggccccagacCAG GTCCCGTCCCGACGGCAAgcggagccctgggccccagacCAGGTCCCGTCCCGACGGCAAgcggagccctgggccccagacCAGGTCCCGTTCCTAGGGCAGGTGGCCTCCTGGGCCCCAGACCAGCTCCCATCACAAGGGgcactggagccctgggcccaaGTCCAGCTCTAATCCCCAAGCCAGGTGGTCTTCTGGGTCCAAATCCAGCTCCCATCTCAATGGgaactggagccctgggcccaaGCCCAGCTCCCATCGTAAGGGCAGGTGGCCTCCTAGGCCCGAGCCCGGCTCCTATGCCGAGGGGGACTGGAGTCCTGGGCCTGGGCCCGGGCCCGGCTCCGGCTCCCATGCCGAGGGGGACTGGCCTTTTCACCACTAGACCAGCTGACAGCCTATCTATGAATCCATTCCCCTTTCCCAGGGAAGGAGGACCCTCAAGTGCAACCCCAGCTACCATTGCAGGGATTGGCTCACCCTTGCGCATGAATCTGGCTCCCAGCGCAAAGACTGGTGGCCTCCTAggtatgaccccagctccagttccaAGAACAACTGGCTCCCTGGGCATGAACACCGCTCCCATCACACAGGGGCCTGCCATGCTGGACACTAGACCTACCGGTCCCCTGGGTCAATCTCCCTTCCCTGGGGCAGCTGGTCCCCAGAGTGTGAACCGGACTCCGTTCCCCAGGGTGGGTGAGCCCCAGAGCATGAACCCTGTCCCCTTCTCCAAAGCAGCTGGCCCCCTGGGGCcaaacccaactccctgccccaggccaacTGGCCCCCTGGGGCTAaacccaactcccttccccacgCCTGCTGGCCCCATGGCTGTGAACCCAGCTGTTCTCTTTCCTAATGGGACATTGTCATCTCCCATTAATAACACAGCCAGGCTGCGATGGTGCTGA
- the DERPC gene encoding decreased expression in renal and prostate cancer protein isoform X4, with product MKEPRPHTRERPAPWTRAQLLSRGRGTGPMGANSAPFPRGAGPMGANSAPFPRGAGPMGANSAPFPRASGLLGTIPATIQRGVELQNMSQDLLPRPGGLLGTTPAPMPGGAMCLGQNCAPRTRGTRPQDTSQAPFPRAGGLLGISPTPIPRGTGALGPNPAIFPRAGGLLGASPAPTLLGTGALGQSPVPLPRAGGLLGPSLVHTPRTRGLLGTSPTSTPRGMGAVFQNPATLPRAGGLLGPSPAPVPKAGGLLGTSPAPISRGTGALGPRPGPVPTASGALGPRPGPVPTATGALGPRPGPVPRAGGLPGPSSAPISKAGGLLGTSPAPISRGTGALGPRPGPVPTASGALGPRPGPVPTASGALGPRPGPVPRAGGLLGPRPAPITRGTGALGPSPALIPKPGGLLGPNPAPISMGTGALGPSPAPIVRAGGLLGPSPAPMPRGTGVLGLGPGPAPAPMPRGTGLFTTRPADSLSMNPFPFPREGGPSSATPATIAGIGSPLRMNLAPSAKTGGLLGMTPAPVPRTTGSLGMNTAPITQGPAMLDTRPTGPLGQSPFPGAAGPQSVNRTPFPRVGEPQSMNPVPFSKAAGPLGPNPTPCPRPTGPLGLNPTPFPTPAGPMAVNPAVLFPNGTLSSPINNTARLRWC from the exons ATGAAAGAGCCCCGGCCCCATACCAGAGAGCGACCTGCCCCCTGGACACGAGCCCAGCTTCTGTCCCGAGGGCGGGGGACTGGTCCCATGGGGGCAAACTCAGCTCCCTTCCCAAGAGGGGCTGGTCCCATGGGGGCAAACTCAGCTCCCTTCCCAAGAGGGGCTGGTCCCATGGGGGCAAACTCAGCTCCCTTCCCTAGAGCATCCGGACTCTTGGGCACAATCCCAGCTACCATCCAGAGGGGGGTTGAACTCCAAAACATGAGCCAGGATCTCCTGCCAAGGCCTGGTGGCCTCTTGGGTACAACTCCAGCTCCCATGCCAGGCGGGGCCATGTGCTTGGGCCAGAACTGTGCTCCTCGCACAAGGGGGACCCGACCTCAAGACACAAGTCAAGCTCCCTTCCCCAGGGCAGGTGGCCTCTTGGGCATTAGCCCGACTCCCATCCCAAGGGgcactggagccctgggcccaaACCCAGCTATCTTCCCAAGGGCAGGTGGCCTCCTGGGTGCTAGCCCAGCTCCCACCTTGCTGGGAACTGGAGCCTTGGGCCAAAGCCCAGTTCCCCTACCAAGGGCAGGTGGGCTCCTGGGCCCAAGCCTAGTTCACACCCCAAGGACACGTGGCCTCCTTGGCACTAGCCCAACGTCCACCCCCAGGGGCATGGGTGCTGTGTTCCAGAACCCAGCTACTCTTCCAAGAGCAGGTGGGCTCCTGGGCCCCAGCCCCGCTCCTGTCCCTAAAGCAGGTGGCCTCCTAGGGACTAGTCCGGCTCCCATCTCAAGGGgcaccggagccctgggccccagacCAGGTCCCGTCCCGACAGCAAgcggagccctgggccccagacCAGGTCCCGTCCCGACGGCgaccggagccctgggccccagacCAGGTCCTGTTCCTAGGGCAGGTGGCCTCCCGGGCCCCAGCTCAGCTCCCATCTCTAAAGCAGGTGGCCTCCTAGGCACTAGTCCGGCTCCCATCTCAAGGGgcactggagccctgggccccagacCAG GTCCCGTCCCGACGGCAAgcggagccctgggccccagacCAGGTCCCGTCCCGACGGCAAgcggagccctgggccccagacCAGGTCCCGTTCCTAGGGCAGGTGGCCTCCTGGGCCCCAGACCAGCTCCCATCACAAGGGgcactggagccctgggcccaaGTCCAGCTCTAATCCCCAAGCCAGGTGGTCTTCTGGGTCCAAATCCAGCTCCCATCTCAATGGgaactggagccctgggcccaaGCCCAGCTCCCATCGTAAGGGCAGGTGGCCTCCTAGGCCCGAGCCCGGCTCCTATGCCGAGGGGGACTGGAGTCCTGGGCCTGGGCCCGGGCCCGGCTCCGGCTCCCATGCCGAGGGGGACTGGCCTTTTCACCACTAGACCAGCTGACAGCCTATCTATGAATCCATTCCCCTTTCCCAGGGAAGGAGGACCCTCAAGTGCAACCCCAGCTACCATTGCAGGGATTGGCTCACCCTTGCGCATGAATCTGGCTCCCAGCGCAAAGACTGGTGGCCTCCTAggtatgaccccagctccagttccaAGAACAACTGGCTCCCTGGGCATGAACACCGCTCCCATCACACAGGGGCCTGCCATGCTGGACACTAGACCTACCGGTCCCCTGGGTCAATCTCCCTTCCCTGGGGCAGCTGGTCCCCAGAGTGTGAACCGGACTCCGTTCCCCAGGGTGGGTGAGCCCCAGAGCATGAACCCTGTCCCCTTCTCCAAAGCAGCTGGCCCCCTGGGGCcaaacccaactccctgccccaggccaacTGGCCCCCTGGGGCTAaacccaactcccttccccacgCCTGCTGGCCCCATGGCTGTGAACCCAGCTGTTCTCTTTCCTAATGGGACATTGTCATCTCCCATTAATAACACAGCCAGGCTGCGATGGTGCTGA